In the genome of Calothrix sp. PCC 6303, the window GATATCAAAATTGGATGTGTCGCAGCTTAATCGCTTAGGATAGAGTTTATAGTCCTAAAAAATCATTATTCGTATTAATTTCAAATTATCACGGCAGTTAAAGCTGCCTGAGTCGATTTTGATTCCAAGGCTCAAGCTACAGAGCTTCCAATCTCCCAGGAGGTTTGCGTGACAGTAAAAGACAAAATTATCCTTTTAGTTGAAGATAATCCTGATGACGAGGCTTTGGCAATCCGAGCTTTGAAGCGAAATCACATCAGTAATGAGATTGTCGTGGCACATGATGGAGTTGAAGCCCTTGATTTTCTGTTTGGGACTGGCATTCATGCTGGACGAGACATTAGTATTAAACCAACGGTGATTTTGCTCGATCTCAAATTACCTCGTGTTGATGGCATTGAGGTGCTACGTCGTTTACGAGAAGATGAGCGCACTAAACTTTTGCCGATCGTGATTCTTACCACTTCTAGTGAAGAACAAGATATGCTAGATAGTTATAGTTTAGGATGCAACAGTTACATCCGCAAACCTGTAGATTTTATTCAGTTTTCAGATGCGATTCGGCAATTGGGGATGTACTGGCTATTGATGAACGAACCACCACCAAGTTAAGGAAGTAGTGAAAATTATGCCTTATCTGCGTGTACTGATTGTCGAGGATTCTGAAGATGATACTCTCTTAACCTTGAGGGAGTTACGCCGAGGTGGATATGAAGTGGATTATGTTCGGGTTGATACTCCTGCTGAGATGCAAGCGGTTCTGGAAGAACAACCGTGGGATATTATAATTGCAGATTACACACTACCTGCTTTTAGTGCTCCGGAAGCCCTAAAACTTCTCCAGAGCTTAAAATTAGATTTGCCATTTATTATTGTTTCTGGCACGATTGGCGAGGATATTGCAGTTGCTGCCATGAAGGCTGGAGCAAATGATTACATAATTAAAGGTAATCTGGCTCGTTTGGTGCCTGCGGTAGAGCGAGAATTGCGAGAAGTGCAAGATCGTCATAAACGGCACATGGCAGAACAAGCTTTGCGAGATTCGGAAGCGCGGTATCGTCTGTTGTTTGAAAGTAATCCCCATCCGATGTGGGTGTTTGACTCCGAAACCTTGGTTTTTCTAGCTGTAAATCAGGCTGCGATCGCACATTATGGTTATTCGGAATCGGAATTTTTGCAAATGACGATTGCTGATATTATTCCCCTCGAAGAAATAGAAAGATTACATCAAACATTATCTACAACAGAAACTAATCAAAAAACCAGTTTTTGGAAGCATTATAAAAAAGACGGCAGTTTAATCAATGTTGAGGTAGTTATACGTACCCTCCTGTTTGCAGGTAGGCAGGCAAACTTGGTTTTAATTGACGATGTAACCCATCGCTTGCAAGCAGAACAAAAAATCCGTGAACAAGCTGCCTTACTCGATGTTGCCACCGACGCAATTTTTGTTCGAGATATGCAGCACCATATTTTATTTTGGAACAAAGGAGCCGAGCGTTTATATGGGTGGCACTCAGATGAAGCTTTAGCTAAAAATGCTGTTGAGCTTTTGTATAAATCTGAGGATACTTTACCCCCATTTACAGAAATCCAAACAACCTTAGCAAGAACAGGAAAATGGCAAGGTGAGTTACAGCAAGTTACAAAAGGCGGTAAGAAAATTATCGTCGAAAGTCGCTGGACGTTGGTGCTAGATGAATTTGGCTCCCCAAAGTCCATTTTGACGGTCAGTACTGATATTACCGATAAAAAACAACTACAGGCGCAATTTCTCCGCGCTCAACGTTTGGAAAGCTTGGGAACTCTTGCTAGCGGCATTGCCCACGATTTTAATAATATTCTGACTCCAATTTTGGCGGTTGCTCAATTACTACCACTCAAACTTCCTGACATCGATAGCAGTAACCAACAATTATTAAAAATACTAGAAAGTAGTGCCAAACGTGGAGCCGATTTAGTTAGCCAAATCTTGTCTTTTAGCCGTGGAGGATTGGAAGGGAGTCGTACTATTATCCAAGTTCGTCACTTACTTGCAGATGTGGCACAGGTTGCCAGACGTACCTTCCTCAAATCTATCGAAACCCAGACGAATATGGAACCTGATTTGTGGACAGTTCATGCAGATGCAACTCAAATTCATCAGGTATTAATGAATCTAATAGTTAATGCTCGTGATGCAATGCCCGATGGTGGTAATTTGACTATTAGCGCTGAAAATATCTGGATTGATCAAAATTATGCTCGCATGTATATTGATGCGGAAGTTGGTCCCTATATTGCAATTACGATTACTGATACTGGGATGGGCATCCCACCAGAAATTATAGACCGTATTTTTGATCCCTTTTTTACTACCAAAGAGGTAGGTAAAGGAACTGGTTTAGGACTTTCCACAGTTAT includes:
- a CDS encoding PAS domain S-box protein; translation: MPYLRVLIVEDSEDDTLLTLRELRRGGYEVDYVRVDTPAEMQAVLEEQPWDIIIADYTLPAFSAPEALKLLQSLKLDLPFIIVSGTIGEDIAVAAMKAGANDYIIKGNLARLVPAVERELREVQDRHKRHMAEQALRDSEARYRLLFESNPHPMWVFDSETLVFLAVNQAAIAHYGYSESEFLQMTIADIIPLEEIERLHQTLSTTETNQKTSFWKHYKKDGSLINVEVVIRTLLFAGRQANLVLIDDVTHRLQAEQKIREQAALLDVATDAIFVRDMQHHILFWNKGAERLYGWHSDEALAKNAVELLYKSEDTLPPFTEIQTTLARTGKWQGELQQVTKGGKKIIVESRWTLVLDEFGSPKSILTVSTDITDKKQLQAQFLRAQRLESLGTLASGIAHDFNNILTPILAVAQLLPLKLPDIDSSNQQLLKILESSAKRGADLVSQILSFSRGGLEGSRTIIQVRHLLADVAQVARRTFLKSIETQTNMEPDLWTVHADATQIHQVLMNLIVNARDAMPDGGNLTISAENIWIDQNYARMYIDAEVGPYIAITITDTGMGIPPEIIDRIFDPFFTTKEVGKGTGLGLSTVMGIVKSHGGFVNVYSEVGKGSRFQVFLPSNQATETMVADNAELLNGNNELILVVDDETTICEIAKNTLEAHNYRVLTASNGVEGLTLYDQYQDNISAVLTDMIMPGMDGYSTILALQRINPQVKIIAMSGLMLNWNNTQKMNLGIQKCLPKPFTAQALLSSVKFSLYPNLQV
- a CDS encoding response regulator, whose amino-acid sequence is MTVKDKIILLVEDNPDDEALAIRALKRNHISNEIVVAHDGVEALDFLFGTGIHAGRDISIKPTVILLDLKLPRVDGIEVLRRLREDERTKLLPIVILTTSSEEQDMLDSYSLGCNSYIRKPVDFIQFSDAIRQLGMYWLLMNEPPPS